Proteins encoded within one genomic window of Polynucleobacter duraquae:
- the glp gene encoding gephyrin-like molybdotransferase Glp codes for MTDSIKHSPNSPILLTASLHVDEARKAISGLVNELLLESRKLNNVSDIELVNLDQAINRILAEDLLSPINVPAADNSAMDGFAFHGDCLGNNEAIVSLKIIGTAFAGKPYGGLVGQGECLKITTGALMPNGCDTVIPQEFTESASESTVSFKQNQVKRGENRRLRGEDLQSGKAAIASGRLLRPSDLGLAASLGIASLKVHRKLKVAILSSGDELRPLGQPLDVGSIYDSNRYSLTGLLNRLNIEIIDCGIVRDDPASLKAAFVAAASKADVLISSGGVSVGEADFTKQIMQELGDVGFWKIAMRPGRPMAFGMLKPVNGSSRKTLFFGLPGNPVAVMVTFYQFVRSALLQLNGASQTEQLLTQAIAEAPIRKKPGRTEFQRAIVGRDPDGKPTVKLTGSQGAGILRSMSEANCFVILPHNQGNVAAGDWVDVALFDGLL; via the coding sequence ATGACCGATTCAATCAAGCACTCTCCAAACAGCCCTATTCTTTTAACTGCCTCACTCCATGTAGATGAAGCACGCAAGGCTATCTCAGGCCTAGTCAATGAATTACTTTTAGAGTCTCGCAAGCTGAACAATGTGAGTGATATTGAATTAGTCAATTTGGATCAAGCGATTAATCGCATTTTGGCGGAAGATTTGCTTTCCCCGATTAATGTCCCTGCTGCTGATAACTCCGCCATGGATGGCTTTGCCTTTCATGGCGATTGCCTAGGAAACAACGAAGCGATAGTCAGCCTGAAGATTATTGGCACGGCCTTTGCTGGCAAACCTTATGGGGGTCTTGTTGGCCAAGGTGAATGCCTCAAGATCACGACTGGCGCGCTCATGCCCAATGGCTGCGATACCGTCATTCCTCAAGAATTTACAGAATCCGCAAGTGAGTCAACCGTCAGTTTTAAACAAAACCAAGTGAAGCGTGGAGAGAATCGCCGCCTACGTGGCGAAGATTTACAAAGTGGTAAGGCCGCGATTGCATCTGGTCGCCTACTGAGACCGTCGGACCTTGGTCTAGCTGCATCCTTAGGGATTGCTAGTCTGAAGGTGCATCGCAAGCTCAAGGTAGCTATTCTTTCCTCTGGAGATGAGTTGCGTCCCCTTGGACAACCTCTTGATGTGGGTAGCATTTATGACAGCAACCGCTACAGCCTGACAGGTCTACTCAATCGACTTAATATAGAGATCATTGATTGTGGGATTGTCCGCGATGATCCCGCCTCACTTAAGGCCGCTTTTGTGGCTGCCGCTTCAAAAGCAGATGTCCTGATTTCATCTGGCGGAGTCTCTGTTGGTGAAGCAGACTTTACTAAGCAAATCATGCAAGAGTTAGGCGATGTGGGCTTTTGGAAAATCGCTATGCGCCCAGGTCGCCCTATGGCCTTTGGAATGCTCAAGCCAGTGAATGGGTCAAGCCGCAAAACCCTCTTCTTTGGTCTGCCCGGCAATCCCGTTGCAGTGATGGTGACCTTCTATCAATTTGTTCGCTCGGCTTTGTTGCAACTGAATGGCGCAAGCCAGACTGAGCAGCTATTGACTCAAGCTATTGCCGAGGCACCGATCCGGAAAAAACCAGGTAGGACAGAATTTCAACGTGCCATTGTGGGCCGCGACCCAGACGGAAAGCCAACAGTCAAACTCACCGGTAGCCAAGGTGCTGGAATTTTGCGCTCGATGAGCGAGGCAAATTGTTTTGTCATTCTGCCTCATAACCAAGGAAATGTAGCGGCTGGTGACTGGGTAGATGTGGCGCTTTTCGACGGACTGCTTTAA
- a CDS encoding 2-hydroxyacid dehydrogenase: MSNKPKILVSRAIFPDQLAQLEKSFEVRFNQADQVLTPVELQKELSSVVGALVTGSERIDASALLNVKDLKIVANIAVGYNNFDVPAMSAAAVMATNTPDVLTDTTADFGFALLMATARRISESEHWIRNGQWDKWSIVHNPLGMDLHHSTIGIIGMGRIGQGIAKRALGFGMKVIYHNRSRLSEANEKACGASYVSKEELLRTADHVVLVLPYTPQNHHTIGASEIALMKPTATLINIARGGIVDDAALAKALQSGKIFAAGLDVFEGEPQVHPELLKCNNIVLAPHIASATEKTRRAMVDLAVENLRAALDGKKPPSLINTEVFKA; the protein is encoded by the coding sequence ATGAGCAATAAACCGAAGATTTTAGTAAGTAGAGCAATCTTTCCTGATCAACTGGCGCAGCTGGAGAAATCTTTTGAGGTTCGGTTCAATCAGGCTGATCAAGTTCTGACACCAGTAGAGTTACAAAAAGAGCTATCCAGTGTAGTTGGGGCCTTAGTTACTGGTAGCGAGCGCATAGATGCAAGCGCTTTACTCAACGTGAAGGATCTAAAAATAGTCGCCAATATTGCGGTTGGCTACAACAATTTTGATGTCCCTGCGATGAGTGCAGCAGCTGTGATGGCCACGAATACTCCGGATGTATTAACCGATACCACCGCTGATTTTGGTTTTGCTCTGTTAATGGCAACTGCAAGGCGTATTTCAGAATCTGAGCATTGGATCAGAAATGGTCAGTGGGATAAATGGTCTATTGTTCATAACCCGCTTGGTATGGATTTGCATCACAGCACCATTGGCATTATTGGCATGGGTCGTATTGGCCAAGGCATTGCAAAGCGCGCACTCGGTTTTGGCATGAAAGTGATTTATCACAATCGAAGCCGTTTATCTGAGGCGAATGAAAAAGCGTGTGGAGCGAGTTATGTCTCCAAAGAAGAGCTACTTCGAACCGCGGATCATGTTGTACTTGTTCTGCCTTACACGCCTCAAAATCATCATACGATTGGCGCATCAGAAATTGCCCTGATGAAACCCACCGCTACTCTAATCAATATTGCCCGTGGCGGTATTGTGGATGATGCGGCTTTAGCAAAAGCGTTACAAAGCGGCAAGATTTTTGCAGCGGGCTTAGATGTTTTTGAAGGCGAGCCTCAAGTGCATCCAGAGTTGCTCAAGTGCAACAATATTGTGTTGGCTCCGCACATTGCTAGTGCTACAGAAAAAACGCGTAGAGCGATGGTGGATCTCGCAGTGGAGAATTTGCGAGCTGCGCTTGATGGGAAGAAACCACCAAGCTTAATTAATACAGAGGTATTTAAAGCCTAG
- a CDS encoding TRAP transporter substrate-binding protein: MSETNNTSPRRKFLKSAAVGTAGAAAMGFPMISSAQTVNLRFQSTWPAKDIFHEYANDYATKVNAMSGGRLKIEVLPAGSVVKAFDMLDAVSSGTLDGGHGVLAYWYGKSPALALWGSGPAFGMDANTLLSWNQYGGGQQLLNEIYNDLKLDVVSFPYGPMPTQPLGWFKKPIAKADDLKGLKYRTVGLSIEIFTDMGASVQALPGGEIIPAMDRGVLDAAEFNNASSDRLLGFPDVSKVNMLQSFHQSSEQFEIIFNKKKFNSLPADLQAILSYGTQAASADMSWKAIDRYSKDFVELQTKDKVKFYATPKSILVAQLNAWDKIIAKKASELPMFKKVLDSQKAFAQRAVRWDLLTNVDMKIAYDHYFKG; encoded by the coding sequence ATGTCAGAAACTAATAACACTAGCCCACGCCGTAAGTTTCTTAAGAGCGCTGCTGTAGGAACTGCCGGTGCAGCTGCAATGGGTTTCCCAATGATTTCAAGTGCGCAAACTGTGAACCTGCGCTTTCAGTCCACTTGGCCCGCCAAAGATATTTTCCACGAGTACGCCAACGATTACGCAACCAAAGTAAATGCCATGTCAGGTGGTCGACTGAAGATTGAGGTGTTGCCAGCTGGCTCAGTAGTTAAAGCTTTTGATATGTTAGACGCTGTATCCAGCGGTACTTTAGACGGTGGCCACGGCGTTTTGGCTTACTGGTACGGCAAAAGCCCAGCCTTAGCTCTGTGGGGATCAGGCCCAGCCTTCGGTATGGATGCCAACACACTCCTATCTTGGAACCAATATGGTGGTGGTCAGCAACTCTTGAATGAAATCTACAACGACCTCAAACTCGATGTGGTCTCCTTCCCATATGGCCCAATGCCAACCCAGCCATTAGGTTGGTTTAAGAAGCCAATTGCAAAAGCAGATGACTTAAAAGGCTTGAAATATCGTACCGTTGGTCTCTCTATTGAGATCTTTACAGATATGGGCGCATCAGTTCAGGCTCTACCTGGCGGCGAAATCATTCCAGCAATGGACCGCGGTGTTTTAGATGCTGCTGAATTTAATAATGCCTCTTCAGATCGTCTCCTTGGATTCCCTGACGTATCTAAAGTCAATATGCTTCAAAGCTTCCATCAGAGCTCAGAGCAATTTGAAATTATCTTCAATAAGAAGAAATTCAACTCCTTACCTGCAGATCTTCAGGCTATCCTGTCATACGGAACCCAAGCAGCTTCTGCAGATATGTCATGGAAAGCAATCGATCGCTACTCCAAAGACTTTGTTGAACTACAAACCAAAGACAAGGTTAAGTTCTACGCTACACCGAAGTCTATTCTGGTGGCCCAATTGAACGCTTGGGATAAGATTATTGCGAAGAAAGCCTCTGAACTCCCAATGTTCAAAAAGGTGCTGGATTCACAAAAAGCCTTTGCCCAACGCGCAGTTCGCTGGGATTTGCTCACCAACGTCGATATGAAGATTGCTTACGACCATTACTTCAAGGGCTAA
- a CDS encoding TRAP transporter small permease subunit: MDKFMLRVDEISTFVGKAAAWLVVLLMLMVFTDVVRRYAFNSPSAWIGELSVMAYGTMFMLCGAYTLAQNGHVRGDFLYGSMKPRTQATLDLILYIAFFLPGITALVYAGYTYAAESWRIGEHTTQIANGPPLYPFKTIIPVAGAFVLLQGFVEIMRCIICIKSGEWPARLKDAAEIDVVEQQLAASTHVDEEARQQAIKNAKSIDEAAHHRIGQTKEINHE; this comes from the coding sequence ATGGATAAATTCATGCTGAGAGTCGACGAGATCAGCACCTTCGTTGGCAAAGCTGCTGCTTGGCTAGTCGTCCTTTTGATGCTCATGGTCTTTACGGATGTTGTCAGACGCTATGCATTTAATTCCCCATCAGCATGGATTGGCGAGTTATCTGTCATGGCCTACGGGACTATGTTTATGTTGTGCGGCGCCTATACATTGGCACAAAATGGACACGTTCGTGGTGACTTCCTTTATGGATCGATGAAGCCCCGAACACAGGCAACTCTAGATTTGATTTTGTACATCGCTTTTTTCCTACCCGGAATTACTGCTTTGGTTTATGCCGGCTATACCTATGCCGCAGAATCTTGGCGCATTGGTGAGCACACCACCCAAATTGCAAATGGTCCCCCACTCTACCCTTTTAAGACCATCATTCCAGTTGCAGGAGCATTTGTACTGCTGCAAGGTTTTGTTGAGATTATGCGTTGCATTATTTGTATTAAATCCGGCGAATGGCCAGCACGCTTAAAAGATGCCGCAGAAATCGACGTAGTTGAACAGCAATTGGCTGCTTCTACTCACGTTGATGAAGAGGCCCGTCAACAAGCAATTAAAAATGCTAAATCCATCGATGAAGCAGCTCATCATCGCATTGGTCAAACTAAAGAGATAAATCATGAGTGA
- a CDS encoding TRAP transporter large permease gives MSDPILGLVMLSLIIVVIMLGFPTAFTLMGLGMMFGFAAFYDPAQSWTANKVFTLMVQRTFGGMTNDVLLSIPLFVLMGYVMERGALVDKMFYSIQLAFRRLPASLAVATLIVCTFWGIASGLVGAVVVLMGVIAMKPMLNAGYDTRLAAGVITAGGTLGILIPPSVMIIVYAAVAGQSVVKLYAAAMVPGFFLAFLYLVYIIGWALINPKVAPKLPPEQLVVPIPPTIRFLRDNYAHNMLVASFKALFSPAKLMNAPADTRLSFAKIFKNVLAALTPLALVAVTMWGVWWYVIIHQQNERDALNVPVVTELAQAATSVAEPVEEGLVSLDATSNNIKSKEPEVDAPLVALDAAAGDAPSADAAPEAAVGPPENFELYFGLTCILFGLLLIYYYIKLDEEQFEILKLLIESVMPLGVLTLLVLAVILLGITTATESAAVGALGAFVLAFQAGTLNFERTKQAVFLTAKTTSMVCWLFVGSALFSAVFTILGGQTLIEKWVLMLDLTPIQFMLLSQAIIFFLGWPLEWTEIIVIFVPIFLPLLAHFNIDPLLWGTLVFVNLQAAFLSPPVAMSAFYLKGVSPPGVTLNQIFAGMMPYMFIVIACMAFMYVWPGMTLWLPKFLYGG, from the coding sequence ATGAGTGATCCGATTCTTGGCTTAGTTATGCTCAGCTTGATTATTGTTGTAATCATGCTGGGCTTCCCAACCGCCTTTACCCTAATGGGTCTGGGCATGATGTTTGGTTTTGCAGCTTTTTACGATCCGGCGCAAAGCTGGACTGCAAATAAAGTATTTACTCTGATGGTACAAAGAACTTTCGGAGGTATGACGAATGATGTCCTCTTATCTATTCCGCTCTTTGTATTAATGGGATATGTGATGGAACGAGGGGCGCTGGTAGACAAGATGTTCTACAGCATCCAGCTAGCATTCCGTCGACTGCCAGCTTCTTTGGCTGTAGCCACTCTCATTGTTTGTACCTTTTGGGGCATTGCAAGCGGCCTTGTTGGTGCTGTTGTTGTTCTCATGGGTGTGATTGCCATGAAACCGATGCTAAATGCTGGTTACGATACGCGACTAGCGGCTGGTGTTATTACAGCTGGTGGCACCTTAGGTATTTTGATTCCGCCTTCGGTCATGATTATTGTGTATGCAGCAGTTGCTGGTCAATCTGTTGTCAAACTCTATGCTGCTGCCATGGTGCCAGGATTTTTCCTTGCCTTTTTGTATTTGGTTTACATCATTGGTTGGGCCTTAATCAATCCCAAAGTTGCGCCTAAGCTACCACCAGAACAACTCGTCGTTCCAATTCCGCCGACGATTCGTTTTCTGCGTGATAACTATGCCCACAATATGCTGGTTGCCTCATTTAAGGCGCTGTTCTCTCCAGCTAAATTGATGAATGCACCGGCTGACACAAGACTCTCTTTTGCAAAAATTTTCAAAAATGTGCTCGCAGCGCTTACCCCATTAGCCTTGGTTGCAGTCACCATGTGGGGAGTATGGTGGTATGTCATCATTCATCAGCAAAATGAAAGAGATGCGCTGAATGTTCCAGTGGTGACTGAGCTTGCTCAAGCTGCAACAAGCGTTGCGGAACCGGTTGAAGAAGGCCTAGTATCTCTTGATGCCACCTCCAATAACATCAAATCTAAAGAGCCCGAAGTAGATGCTCCATTGGTTGCCTTAGATGCTGCTGCTGGAGATGCTCCATCGGCAGATGCCGCTCCAGAGGCAGCTGTAGGGCCGCCAGAGAACTTCGAGCTGTATTTTGGCTTGACCTGTATCCTCTTCGGCCTATTACTCATTTATTACTACATTAAGTTAGATGAGGAGCAATTTGAGATTCTCAAGCTACTGATTGAATCTGTGATGCCATTAGGCGTTCTGACGCTCTTAGTACTGGCTGTCATCCTATTAGGCATTACTACCGCCACTGAATCTGCTGCAGTAGGTGCATTAGGTGCTTTCGTACTGGCATTTCAAGCTGGCACCTTAAACTTTGAGCGCACCAAGCAAGCAGTTTTCTTGACAGCTAAAACAACATCGATGGTGTGCTGGCTGTTCGTAGGCTCAGCGCTCTTCTCTGCTGTATTTACTATTTTGGGCGGTCAAACACTCATTGAGAAATGGGTGCTGATGCTTGATCTAACGCCAATCCAATTTATGCTGCTCTCTCAAGCGATCATCTTCTTCCTAGGATGGCCTCTAGAGTGGACAGAAATTATTGTGATTTTCGTGCCGATCTTCTTGCCTTTGTTGGCTCACTTCAACATCGATCCACTCTTGTGGGGTACCTTGGTCTTTGTGAATTTGCAAGCGGCCTTCTTGTCACCACCCGTTGCGATGTCTGCCTTCTATCTCAAGGGAGTTTCGCCACCAGGCGTCACGCTCAACCAGATTTTCGCAGGCATGATGCCTTACATGTTTATCGTGATTGCATGCATGGCCTTTATGTATGTTTGGCCAGGCATGACATTGTGGCTACCGAAGTTCCTCTACGGAGGTTAA
- a CDS encoding 2-dehydropantoate 2-reductase — protein sequence MKILIVGAGGIGGFFGAKLHQSGADVTYLLREQRQQLIQKQGLTVETPRGSFTIRPKTVLAKQLEPIYDLIILACKAFDLKDATDAISKASSKGVILPFLNGFTHLDTLDRQFGRERVMGGVAHIAATISESGAIKQLTELNSLTVGPRTPGQEALCQALFALCKKADFDSFYKENIEQALWDKWTFLAALAGMTTICRGSIGDIAATHYGKDLSGKMFAECCAIAASQGRPIDGSTQSSSKDILVKEGSPFTASMLRDLLAGKRDEHEHILGDLISFANLSSIDCPLLKIAYTHMAVEGKGRI from the coding sequence ATGAAAATATTAATTGTTGGTGCTGGGGGTATTGGTGGCTTTTTTGGTGCCAAACTTCACCAGTCGGGCGCGGATGTTACCTATCTACTGCGAGAGCAGCGCCAACAGCTTATTCAGAAACAAGGTTTGACGGTAGAGACCCCGAGGGGGAGCTTTACTATCCGCCCAAAAACAGTTCTAGCTAAGCAATTAGAGCCTATTTATGATCTGATTATTTTGGCTTGCAAAGCCTTTGATTTAAAGGATGCAACTGATGCAATCAGCAAAGCAAGCTCTAAAGGGGTCATACTCCCTTTTTTAAATGGTTTTACCCATCTTGATACCTTAGATCGCCAATTTGGCAGGGAGCGGGTCATGGGCGGTGTTGCCCACATTGCCGCCACCATTTCCGAATCAGGCGCTATCAAACAATTAACGGAATTAAATTCACTAACGGTTGGCCCCAGAACACCGGGGCAAGAAGCATTGTGTCAGGCATTGTTTGCCTTATGCAAAAAGGCAGATTTTGATTCTTTTTATAAGGAAAATATTGAGCAAGCCCTATGGGACAAATGGACTTTCCTAGCAGCGCTCGCAGGCATGACAACAATCTGTCGTGGTTCGATTGGAGATATTGCAGCAACTCATTACGGTAAGGATCTCAGCGGGAAAATGTTTGCTGAATGCTGCGCCATCGCTGCAAGCCAAGGGCGACCAATTGATGGGTCTACGCAATCAAGCTCTAAAGATATTCTCGTTAAGGAGGGGTCGCCTTTCACGGCTTCAATGTTGAGGGACTTGCTTGCAGGCAAGAGGGATGAGCACGAGCATATCTTGGGCGATCTGATTAGTTTTGCTAATTTGAGCTCAATAGACTGCCCTCTATTAAAAATTGCTTATACCCATATGGCGGTGGAGGGCAAAGGAAGGATTTGA
- the fdxA gene encoding ferredoxin FdxA, which produces MTYVVTEACIRCKYTDCVDVCPVDCFREGPNFLVIDPDECIDCAVCVPECPVNAIYAEDDVPGDQQSFIKLNADLSPGWTSITKSKAALPDADEWKEVKNKIDQLVK; this is translated from the coding sequence ATGACTTACGTTGTTACCGAAGCCTGTATCCGCTGCAAATACACTGATTGCGTTGATGTCTGCCCAGTCGATTGTTTTCGCGAAGGTCCTAACTTTTTAGTGATCGATCCAGATGAATGTATCGATTGCGCTGTCTGCGTACCAGAGTGTCCAGTCAATGCGATTTATGCTGAAGATGATGTACCAGGAGATCAACAATCTTTCATTAAATTAAATGCAGATCTTTCTCCAGGATGGACATCTATCACCAAATCCAAAGCAGCCCTTCCAGACGCGGATGAGTGGAAAGAAGTTAAAAATAAAATTGATCAGCTGGTAAAGTAA
- a CDS encoding NAD(P)/FAD-dependent oxidoreductase, which translates to MHPPIETDAVIIGAGPVGLFQVFELGLLEIKAHVIDSLPEVGGQCIELYPDKPIYDIPAIPVCTGRELVSNLLKQIEPFKPQFHLNQEVSTLEKQADGRFLICTSQDQQFLSRAIFIAAGVGAFQPRTLNLDGIEAFVDKQVFYHVRNPEQFIGKRIVICGGGDSALDWALHFADQAASVTLIHRRDEFKAAPQSVAKMRALCAAGKMQLIIGQITGIESSNDKLTEIAVTNIDGEIQIIALDALLLFYGLSPKLGPIADWGLDIDRKQIAVDTACFQTSTPGIYAVGDINIYPGKKKLILSGFHEAALAAFAAAAYLAPEKQIQLQYTTTSPRLHKALGVSPSTFE; encoded by the coding sequence TTGCACCCTCCCATTGAAACCGATGCAGTCATTATTGGCGCCGGTCCGGTGGGACTCTTCCAAGTCTTTGAGCTTGGTCTCTTAGAAATTAAAGCGCATGTCATTGACTCCCTACCTGAAGTGGGAGGTCAATGTATCGAGCTCTACCCAGATAAACCCATCTATGACATCCCAGCAATTCCGGTTTGCACTGGTCGTGAGCTAGTTAGTAATCTACTCAAACAAATTGAGCCATTCAAACCACAGTTTCACTTAAATCAAGAGGTCTCTACCCTTGAGAAACAGGCTGATGGTCGTTTTCTGATTTGCACATCACAAGATCAGCAATTTTTGAGTAGAGCGATTTTTATAGCTGCAGGTGTTGGTGCATTTCAACCGCGCACGCTCAACCTAGATGGCATTGAAGCTTTTGTCGATAAACAAGTTTTCTATCACGTCAGAAATCCTGAGCAATTTATAGGCAAGCGCATAGTGATTTGTGGTGGCGGAGATTCCGCACTGGATTGGGCATTGCATTTTGCCGATCAAGCTGCCAGTGTGACACTCATACATCGCCGAGATGAATTTAAAGCAGCCCCTCAGTCAGTTGCTAAGATGCGAGCTCTTTGTGCTGCCGGCAAGATGCAACTCATCATTGGACAAATTACGGGCATTGAATCGTCTAATGACAAACTTACTGAAATTGCCGTCACTAATATTGATGGCGAGATTCAGATAATTGCATTAGATGCACTCTTACTGTTTTATGGTCTTTCCCCTAAATTAGGCCCTATCGCCGACTGGGGCTTAGATATCGACCGTAAGCAAATTGCTGTGGATACTGCCTGCTTTCAGACTAGCACTCCCGGCATATACGCTGTTGGGGATATTAATATCTACCCAGGCAAGAAAAAACTGATTTTGTCAGGCTTTCATGAAGCAGCATTGGCGGCCTTTGCAGCAGCCGCCTATCTGGCCCCAGAAAAGCAGATTCAACTCCAATACACCACCACATCCCCAAGGCTTCATAAGGCGCTTGGGGTAAGCCCATCGACATTCGAGTAA
- a CDS encoding thymidylate synthase, whose protein sequence is MRQYHNLMKEVLEKGVQKSDRTGTGTISIFGHQMRFNLAEGFPMVTTKKLHLKSIILELLWFLKGSTDNNWLKERGVSIWNEWAAPDGDLGPIYGYQWRSWPAPNGGHIDQIAEVVETLKKNPDSRRMIVSAWNVADIPRMALAPCHAFFQFYVADGKLSCQLYQRSADIFLGVPFNIASYALLTHMMAQQCNLEVGDFVWTGGDCHLYSNHLEQVDLQLSRDFFPLPKLNILRKPDSIFDYEFEDFEIAGYESHPAIKAPVAV, encoded by the coding sequence ATGCGTCAATATCACAATCTCATGAAGGAAGTCCTAGAAAAGGGCGTCCAAAAATCCGATAGAACCGGTACCGGCACGATCTCCATCTTTGGTCATCAGATGCGCTTTAATCTGGCTGAAGGCTTTCCGATGGTGACGACGAAGAAGTTGCATCTGAAGTCCATTATTCTGGAATTACTCTGGTTTCTCAAAGGCAGTACGGATAACAACTGGCTTAAAGAGCGTGGTGTTTCCATTTGGAATGAATGGGCAGCTCCAGATGGTGACCTTGGCCCGATTTACGGCTATCAGTGGCGCTCATGGCCAGCACCGAATGGTGGGCATATTGACCAGATCGCTGAAGTGGTAGAAACTCTGAAAAAGAATCCAGACTCTCGTCGCATGATTGTTTCTGCTTGGAACGTGGCTGATATTCCTCGCATGGCTTTGGCACCTTGCCACGCTTTCTTTCAGTTTTACGTTGCTGATGGCAAGCTATCTTGCCAACTCTATCAACGTAGTGCGGATATCTTCTTGGGTGTACCCTTTAATATTGCTAGCTATGCCCTACTGACCCACATGATGGCGCAGCAGTGCAATTTAGAAGTTGGTGACTTTGTGTGGACTGGTGGTGACTGTCATCTTTATAGCAATCATTTGGAACAAGTTGATCTTCAACTCTCGAGAGACTTCTTCCCGCTCCCTAAGCTCAATATTTTGCGTAAGCCTGACTCTATCTTTGATTACGAATTCGAAGATTTTGAAATCGCCGGCTATGAATCCCATCCTGCCATTAAGGCCCCTGTAGCTGTTTAA
- a CDS encoding dihydrofolate reductase — protein sequence MTVAKNPAISMIVARSRNYVIGKDNQMPWKISADLQFFKKVTMGHPVIMGRKTWESIGRPLPGRRNIVVSRNADLKLAGAEVVNSLDEALATLNEFPRVFVIGGEQLFTQAFSKADRLFITEIDIDVEGGDTFFEVPNPSDWKEVERTPASEGEITFNFITLERR from the coding sequence ATGACCGTAGCTAAAAACCCTGCCATTTCCATGATTGTTGCCCGCTCACGTAATTACGTGATTGGTAAAGACAATCAAATGCCTTGGAAGATTTCTGCTGATCTGCAGTTCTTCAAAAAAGTAACAATGGGTCACCCTGTCATCATGGGTCGCAAGACTTGGGAGTCTATTGGTCGCCCTCTTCCGGGACGTCGCAATATCGTGGTCAGTCGTAATGCTGATCTCAAGTTGGCTGGTGCGGAAGTAGTCAACTCACTTGATGAAGCACTTGCAACCTTGAATGAATTCCCGCGGGTCTTTGTGATTGGTGGAGAGCAGCTCTTTACTCAAGCCTTTTCCAAAGCAGATCGCCTTTTCATAACCGAAATTGATATCGATGTAGAGGGTGGCGATACTTTCTTTGAAGTTCCCAATCCATCCGATTGGAAAGAGGTGGAACGCACTCCAGCATCTGAAGGTGAAATTACATTTAATTTTATTACGCTTGAGCGTAGATAA